A single genomic interval of Nycticebus coucang isolate mNycCou1 chromosome 21, mNycCou1.pri, whole genome shotgun sequence harbors:
- the PROCR gene encoding endothelial protein C receptor → MLTTLLLLLLLLPGWALYSQEASDGLHSLRMLQISYFRDPYNVWYQGNASLGGRLTHELEGPDTNVTIRQLQPLQDPESWELMESSLQSYLRQFHGLVRLVHQERGLAFPLTIRCFLGCELPPEGSRAHVFFQVAVNGSSFVSFQPQTALWEADTQAHSTVVTYTLKQLNTYNRTRYELREFLQDTCVQYVQDHIAVKNRKGSHIGRSYTSLVLGILVGSFIIAAAAVGIFLCTGGRQC, encoded by the exons ATGTTGACAacattgctgctgctgctgctactgctgcccGGCTGGGCCCTTTATAGCCAGGAAGCCTCAGATG GCCTCCACAGCCTCCGCATGCTCCAGATCTCCTACTTCCGCGACCCCTACAACGTGTGGTACCAAGGCAACGCATCGCTAGGGGGGCGCCTGACGCACGAGCTGGAAGGCCCGGACACCAACGTCACGATCCGCCAGCTACAGCCTCTGCAGGATCCGGAGAGCTGGGAGCTCATGGAGAGCAGCCTGCAGTCCTACCTGCGCCAGTTTCACGGCCTCGTGCGGCTAGTGCACCAAGAGCGGGGGTTGGCAT TTCCTCTGACCATCCGCTGCTTCCTGGGCTGTGAGCTGCCTCCTGAGGGCTCTAGAGCCCACGTCTTCTTCCAAGTGGCTGTGAATGGGAGCTCCTTTGTGAGTTTCCAGCCACAGACAGCCTTGTGGGAGGCAGATACCCAGGCACACTCCACAGTGGTCACCTACACCCTGAAGCAGCTCAACACCTACAATCGTACTCGGTACGAACTACGAGAATTCCTGCAGGATACATGCGTGCAGTATGTGCAGGACCACATTGCTGTGAAAAACAGGAAAG GGAGCCATATAGGTCGATCCTACACTTCACTGGTCCTGGGTATCCTGGTGGGCAGTTTCATCATCGCTGCTGCCGCTGTAGGCATCTTCCTGTGCACAGGTGGACGGCAATGTTGA